Proteins encoded in a region of the Marmota flaviventris isolate mMarFla1 chromosome 3, mMarFla1.hap1, whole genome shotgun sequence genome:
- the Znf384 gene encoding zinc finger protein 384 isoform X6 — protein MEESHFNSNPYFWPSIPTVSGQIENTMFINKMKDQLLPEKGCGLAPPHYPTLLTVPASVSLPSGISMDTESKSDQLTPHSQASVTQNITVVPVPSTGLMTAGPGLVITSPSGSLVTTASSAQTFPISAPMIVSALPPGSQALQVVPDLSKKVASTLTEEGGGGGGGGGNVAPKPPRGRKKKRMLESGLPEMNDPYVLSPEDEDDHQKDGKTYRSEGNCGTGNGQSLGLMDSVPGSTTNLLCDPGCRMCSLTFYSKSEMQIHSKSHTETKPHKCPHCSKTFANSSYLAQHIRIHSGAKPYSCNFCEKSFRQLSHLQQHTRIHTGDRPYKCAHPGCEKAFTQLSNLQSHRRQHNKDKPFKCHNCHRAYTDAASLEVHLSTHTVKHAKVYTCTICSRAYTSETYLMKHMRKHNPPDLQQQVQAAAAAAAVAQAQAQAQAQAQAQAQAQASQASQQQQQQPQQPQPPHFQSPGAAPQGGGGGDSNPNPPPQCSFDLTPYKTAEHHKDICLTVTTSTIQVEHLASS, from the exons ATGGAAGAATCTCATTTCAATTCTAACCCATACTTCTGGCCTTCTATCCCCACAGTCTCAGGACAG aTTGAGAACACAATGTTCATCAACAAGATGAAGGATCAGCTGTTGCCAGAGAAGGGCTGTGGGCTGGCTCCACCCCATTACCCCACCTTGTTGACAGTgcctgcctcagtgtccctgcCCTCAGGCATCAGCATGGACACAGAGTCCAAGTCAGACCAGCTGACCCCACACAGCCAGGCATCCGTTACTCAGAATATTACGGTGGTCCCTGTGCCGTCTACAGGACTGATGACTGCTG GTCCTGGTTTGGTAATCACATCCCCCTCAGGCTCTCTCGTGACCACAGCCTCATCAGCTCAGACCTTCCCCATTTCGGCTCCTATGATTGTCTCAGCTCTTCCCCCTGGCTCACAAGCCCTGCAGGTGGTCCCTGACCTCTCCAAGAAGGTAGCATCAACCCTAACTGAGGAAGGAGGcggaggtggtggtggaggtggcaATGTGGCTCCCAAGCCCCCCCGGGGCCGCAAGAAGAAGCGGATGCTGGAATCAGGACTGCCTGAGATGAATGACCCTTATGTCCTCTCCCCTGAGGATGAAGATGACCATCAGAAAGACGGCAAGACCTACAG GAGCGAAGGGAACTGCGGCACAGGAAATGGACAGAGCCTTGGGCTCATGGATTCAGTTCCCGGCTCCACCACGaacttgctgtgtgaccctgg GTGCCGGATGTGCTCACTGACATTCTACTCAAAGTCGGAGATGCAGATCCACTCCAAGTCACACACCGAGACCAAGCCCCACAAGTGCCCACATTGTTCCAAGACCTTCGCCAACAGCTCCTACCTGGCCCAGCACATCCGTATACACTCAGGCGCTAAGCCCTATAGTTGTAACTTCTGTGAGAAATCTTTCCGCCAGCTCTCTCACCTTCAGCAGCACACCCG AATCCACACTGGTGATAGACCATACAAATGTGCACACCCAGGCTGTGAGAAAGCCTTCACACAACTCTCCAATCTGCAG tCCCACAGACGGCAGCACAACAAAGATAAACCCTTCAAGTGCCACAACTGTCATCGGGCGTACACAGATGCAGCCTCACTAGAGGTGCACCTATCTACGCATACGGTGAAGCACGCCAAGGTGTACACCTGCACTATCTGTAGTCGGGCATATACATCG GAAACATACCTTATGAAACATATGCGCAAACACAACCCTCCTGATCTCCAGCAACAAGTACaggcagcggcagcagcagcagcagtggcccAAGCTCAAgctcaggcccaggcccaggcccaagCCCAAGCCCAAGCCCAAGCCTCCCAGGCAtcacagcagcagcaacagcagccacagcagccacAGCCACCACACTTCCAGTCCCCTGGGGCAGCCCCccagggtgggggtggtggggacagCAACCCCAACCCTCCACCCCAGTGTTCCTTTGACCTGACCCCCTATAAGACGGCGGAGCATCATAAGGACATCTGTCTCACTGTCACCACCAGCACCATCCAGGTGGAGCACCTGGCCAGCTCTTAG
- the Znf384 gene encoding zinc finger protein 384 isoform X7, whose amino-acid sequence MEESHFNSNPYFWPSIPTVSGQIENTMFINKMKDQLLPEKGCGLAPPHYPTLLTVPASVSLPSGISMDTESKSDQLTPHSQASVTQNITVVPVPSTGLMTAGVSCSQRWRREGSQSRGPGLVITSPSGSLVTTASSAQTFPISAPMIVSALPPGSQALQVVPDLSKKVASTLTEEGGGGGGGGGNVAPKPPRGRKKKRMLESGLPEMNDPYVLSPEDEDDHQKDGKTYRCRMCSLTFYSKSEMQIHSKSHTETKPHKCPHCSKTFANSSYLAQHIRIHSGAKPYSCNFCEKSFRQLSHLQQHTRIHTGDRPYKCAHPGCEKAFTQLSNLQSHRRQHNKDKPFKCHNCHRAYTDAASLEVHLSTHTVKHAKVYTCTICSRAYTSETYLMKHMRKHNPPDLQQQVQAAAAAAAVAQAQAQAQAQAQAQAQAQASQASQQQQQQPQQPQPPHFQSPGAAPQGGGGGDSNPNPPPQCSFDLTPYKTAEHHKDICLTVTTSTIQVEHLASS is encoded by the exons ATGGAAGAATCTCATTTCAATTCTAACCCATACTTCTGGCCTTCTATCCCCACAGTCTCAGGACAG aTTGAGAACACAATGTTCATCAACAAGATGAAGGATCAGCTGTTGCCAGAGAAGGGCTGTGGGCTGGCTCCACCCCATTACCCCACCTTGTTGACAGTgcctgcctcagtgtccctgcCCTCAGGCATCAGCATGGACACAGAGTCCAAGTCAGACCAGCTGACCCCACACAGCCAGGCATCCGTTACTCAGAATATTACGGTGGTCCCTGTGCCGTCTACAGGACTGATGACTGCTG GAGTCTCCTGTTCTCAGAGGTGGAGAAGAGAAGGGAGTCAATCAAGGG GTCCTGGTTTGGTAATCACATCCCCCTCAGGCTCTCTCGTGACCACAGCCTCATCAGCTCAGACCTTCCCCATTTCGGCTCCTATGATTGTCTCAGCTCTTCCCCCTGGCTCACAAGCCCTGCAGGTGGTCCCTGACCTCTCCAAGAAGGTAGCATCAACCCTAACTGAGGAAGGAGGcggaggtggtggtggaggtggcaATGTGGCTCCCAAGCCCCCCCGGGGCCGCAAGAAGAAGCGGATGCTGGAATCAGGACTGCCTGAGATGAATGACCCTTATGTCCTCTCCCCTGAGGATGAAGATGACCATCAGAAAGACGGCAAGACCTACAG GTGCCGGATGTGCTCACTGACATTCTACTCAAAGTCGGAGATGCAGATCCACTCCAAGTCACACACCGAGACCAAGCCCCACAAGTGCCCACATTGTTCCAAGACCTTCGCCAACAGCTCCTACCTGGCCCAGCACATCCGTATACACTCAGGCGCTAAGCCCTATAGTTGTAACTTCTGTGAGAAATCTTTCCGCCAGCTCTCTCACCTTCAGCAGCACACCCG AATCCACACTGGTGATAGACCATACAAATGTGCACACCCAGGCTGTGAGAAAGCCTTCACACAACTCTCCAATCTGCAG tCCCACAGACGGCAGCACAACAAAGATAAACCCTTCAAGTGCCACAACTGTCATCGGGCGTACACAGATGCAGCCTCACTAGAGGTGCACCTATCTACGCATACGGTGAAGCACGCCAAGGTGTACACCTGCACTATCTGTAGTCGGGCATATACATCG GAAACATACCTTATGAAACATATGCGCAAACACAACCCTCCTGATCTCCAGCAACAAGTACaggcagcggcagcagcagcagcagtggcccAAGCTCAAgctcaggcccaggcccaggcccaagCCCAAGCCCAAGCCCAAGCCTCCCAGGCAtcacagcagcagcaacagcagccacagcagccacAGCCACCACACTTCCAGTCCCCTGGGGCAGCCCCccagggtgggggtggtggggacagCAACCCCAACCCTCCACCCCAGTGTTCCTTTGACCTGACCCCCTATAAGACGGCGGAGCATCATAAGGACATCTGTCTCACTGTCACCACCAGCACCATCCAGGTGGAGCACCTGGCCAGCTCTTAG
- the Znf384 gene encoding zinc finger protein 384 isoform X5 — MEESHFNSNPYFWPSIPTVSGQIENTMFINKMKDQLLPEKGCGLAPPHYPTLLTVPASVSLPSGISMDTESKSDQLTPHSQASVTQNITVVPVPSTGLMTAGVSCSQRWRREGSQSRGPGLVITSPSGSLVTTASSAQTFPISAPMIVSALPPGSQALQVVPDLSKKVASTLTEEGGGGGGGGGNVAPKPPRGRKKKRMLESGLPEMNDPYVLSPEDEDDHQKDGKTYRSEGNCGTGNGQSLGLMDSVPGSTTNLLCDPGCRMCSLTFYSKSEMQIHSKSHTETKPHKCPHCSKTFANSSYLAQHIRIHSGAKPYSCNFCEKSFRQLSHLQQHTRIHTGDRPYKCAHPGCEKAFTQLSNLQSHRRQHNKDKPFKCHNCHRAYTDAASLEVHLSTHTVKHAKVYTCTICSRAYTSETYLMKHMRKHNPPDLQQQVQAAAAAAAVAQAQAQAQAQAQAQAQAQASQASQQQQQQPQQPQPPHFQSPGAAPQGGGGGDSNPNPPPQCSFDLTPYKTAEHHKDICLTVTTSTIQVEHLASS, encoded by the exons ATGGAAGAATCTCATTTCAATTCTAACCCATACTTCTGGCCTTCTATCCCCACAGTCTCAGGACAG aTTGAGAACACAATGTTCATCAACAAGATGAAGGATCAGCTGTTGCCAGAGAAGGGCTGTGGGCTGGCTCCACCCCATTACCCCACCTTGTTGACAGTgcctgcctcagtgtccctgcCCTCAGGCATCAGCATGGACACAGAGTCCAAGTCAGACCAGCTGACCCCACACAGCCAGGCATCCGTTACTCAGAATATTACGGTGGTCCCTGTGCCGTCTACAGGACTGATGACTGCTG GAGTCTCCTGTTCTCAGAGGTGGAGAAGAGAAGGGAGTCAATCAAGGG GTCCTGGTTTGGTAATCACATCCCCCTCAGGCTCTCTCGTGACCACAGCCTCATCAGCTCAGACCTTCCCCATTTCGGCTCCTATGATTGTCTCAGCTCTTCCCCCTGGCTCACAAGCCCTGCAGGTGGTCCCTGACCTCTCCAAGAAGGTAGCATCAACCCTAACTGAGGAAGGAGGcggaggtggtggtggaggtggcaATGTGGCTCCCAAGCCCCCCCGGGGCCGCAAGAAGAAGCGGATGCTGGAATCAGGACTGCCTGAGATGAATGACCCTTATGTCCTCTCCCCTGAGGATGAAGATGACCATCAGAAAGACGGCAAGACCTACAG GAGCGAAGGGAACTGCGGCACAGGAAATGGACAGAGCCTTGGGCTCATGGATTCAGTTCCCGGCTCCACCACGaacttgctgtgtgaccctgg GTGCCGGATGTGCTCACTGACATTCTACTCAAAGTCGGAGATGCAGATCCACTCCAAGTCACACACCGAGACCAAGCCCCACAAGTGCCCACATTGTTCCAAGACCTTCGCCAACAGCTCCTACCTGGCCCAGCACATCCGTATACACTCAGGCGCTAAGCCCTATAGTTGTAACTTCTGTGAGAAATCTTTCCGCCAGCTCTCTCACCTTCAGCAGCACACCCG AATCCACACTGGTGATAGACCATACAAATGTGCACACCCAGGCTGTGAGAAAGCCTTCACACAACTCTCCAATCTGCAG tCCCACAGACGGCAGCACAACAAAGATAAACCCTTCAAGTGCCACAACTGTCATCGGGCGTACACAGATGCAGCCTCACTAGAGGTGCACCTATCTACGCATACGGTGAAGCACGCCAAGGTGTACACCTGCACTATCTGTAGTCGGGCATATACATCG GAAACATACCTTATGAAACATATGCGCAAACACAACCCTCCTGATCTCCAGCAACAAGTACaggcagcggcagcagcagcagcagtggcccAAGCTCAAgctcaggcccaggcccaggcccaagCCCAAGCCCAAGCCCAAGCCTCCCAGGCAtcacagcagcagcaacagcagccacagcagccacAGCCACCACACTTCCAGTCCCCTGGGGCAGCCCCccagggtgggggtggtggggacagCAACCCCAACCCTCCACCCCAGTGTTCCTTTGACCTGACCCCCTATAAGACGGCGGAGCATCATAAGGACATCTGTCTCACTGTCACCACCAGCACCATCCAGGTGGAGCACCTGGCCAGCTCTTAG
- the Znf384 gene encoding zinc finger protein 384 isoform X2 — MEESHFNSNPYFWPSIPTVSGQIENTMFINKMKDQLLPEKGCGLAPPHYPTLLTVPASVSLPSGISMDTESKSDQLTPHSQASVTQNITVVPVPSTGLMTAGVSCSQRWRREGSQSRGPGLVITSPSGSLVTTASSAQTFPISAPMIVSALPPGSQALQVVPDLSKKVASTLTEEGGGGGGGGGNVAPKPPRGRKKKRMLESGLPEMNDPYVLSPEDEDDHQKDGKTYRSEGNCGTGNGQSLGLMDSVPGSTTNLLCDPGCRMCSLTFYSKSEMQIHSKSHTETKPHKCPHCSKTFANSSYLAQHIRIHSGAKPYSCNFCEKSFRQLSHLQQHTRIHSKMHTETIKPHKCPHCSKTFANTSYLAQHLRIHSGAKPYNCSYCQKAFRQLSHLQQHTRIHTGDRPYKCAHPGCEKAFTQLSNLQSHRRQHNKDKPFKCHNCHRAYTDAASLEVHLSTHTVKHAKVYTCTICSRAYTSETYLMKHMRKHNPPDLQQQVQAAAAAAAVAQAQAQAQAQAQAQAQAQASQASQQQQQQPQQPQPPHFQSPGAAPQGGGGGDSNPNPPPQCSFDLTPYKTAEHHKDICLTVTTSTIQVEHLASS, encoded by the exons ATGGAAGAATCTCATTTCAATTCTAACCCATACTTCTGGCCTTCTATCCCCACAGTCTCAGGACAG aTTGAGAACACAATGTTCATCAACAAGATGAAGGATCAGCTGTTGCCAGAGAAGGGCTGTGGGCTGGCTCCACCCCATTACCCCACCTTGTTGACAGTgcctgcctcagtgtccctgcCCTCAGGCATCAGCATGGACACAGAGTCCAAGTCAGACCAGCTGACCCCACACAGCCAGGCATCCGTTACTCAGAATATTACGGTGGTCCCTGTGCCGTCTACAGGACTGATGACTGCTG GAGTCTCCTGTTCTCAGAGGTGGAGAAGAGAAGGGAGTCAATCAAGGG GTCCTGGTTTGGTAATCACATCCCCCTCAGGCTCTCTCGTGACCACAGCCTCATCAGCTCAGACCTTCCCCATTTCGGCTCCTATGATTGTCTCAGCTCTTCCCCCTGGCTCACAAGCCCTGCAGGTGGTCCCTGACCTCTCCAAGAAGGTAGCATCAACCCTAACTGAGGAAGGAGGcggaggtggtggtggaggtggcaATGTGGCTCCCAAGCCCCCCCGGGGCCGCAAGAAGAAGCGGATGCTGGAATCAGGACTGCCTGAGATGAATGACCCTTATGTCCTCTCCCCTGAGGATGAAGATGACCATCAGAAAGACGGCAAGACCTACAG GAGCGAAGGGAACTGCGGCACAGGAAATGGACAGAGCCTTGGGCTCATGGATTCAGTTCCCGGCTCCACCACGaacttgctgtgtgaccctgg GTGCCGGATGTGCTCACTGACATTCTACTCAAAGTCGGAGATGCAGATCCACTCCAAGTCACACACCGAGACCAAGCCCCACAAGTGCCCACATTGTTCCAAGACCTTCGCCAACAGCTCCTACCTGGCCCAGCACATCCGTATACACTCAGGCGCTAAGCCCTATAGTTGTAACTTCTGTGAGAAATCTTTCCGCCAGCTCTCTCACCTTCAGCAGCACACCCG GATCCACTCCAAGATGCACACGGAGACCATCAAGCCCCACAAGTGCCCGCACTGCTCCAAGACCTTCGCCAACACCTCCTACCTGGCCCAGCACCTCCGTATCCACTCGGGGGCCAAGCCCTACAACTGTTCCTACTGCCAGAAGGCCTTCCGCCAGCTCTCCCACCTCCAGCAGCACACACG AATCCACACTGGTGATAGACCATACAAATGTGCACACCCAGGCTGTGAGAAAGCCTTCACACAACTCTCCAATCTGCAG tCCCACAGACGGCAGCACAACAAAGATAAACCCTTCAAGTGCCACAACTGTCATCGGGCGTACACAGATGCAGCCTCACTAGAGGTGCACCTATCTACGCATACGGTGAAGCACGCCAAGGTGTACACCTGCACTATCTGTAGTCGGGCATATACATCG GAAACATACCTTATGAAACATATGCGCAAACACAACCCTCCTGATCTCCAGCAACAAGTACaggcagcggcagcagcagcagcagtggcccAAGCTCAAgctcaggcccaggcccaggcccaagCCCAAGCCCAAGCCCAAGCCTCCCAGGCAtcacagcagcagcaacagcagccacagcagccacAGCCACCACACTTCCAGTCCCCTGGGGCAGCCCCccagggtgggggtggtggggacagCAACCCCAACCCTCCACCCCAGTGTTCCTTTGACCTGACCCCCTATAAGACGGCGGAGCATCATAAGGACATCTGTCTCACTGTCACCACCAGCACCATCCAGGTGGAGCACCTGGCCAGCTCTTAG
- the Znf384 gene encoding zinc finger protein 384 isoform X3 → MEESHFNSNPYFWPSIPTVSGQIENTMFINKMKDQLLPEKGCGLAPPHYPTLLTVPASVSLPSGISMDTESKSDQLTPHSQASVTQNITVVPVPSTGLMTAGVSCSQRWRREGSQSRGPGLVITSPSGSLVTTASSAQTFPISAPMIVSALPPGSQALQVVPDLSKKVASTLTEEGGGGGGGGGNVAPKPPRGRKKKRMLESGLPEMNDPYVLSPEDEDDHQKDGKTYRCRMCSLTFYSKSEMQIHSKSHTETKPHKCPHCSKTFANSSYLAQHIRIHSGAKPYSCNFCEKSFRQLSHLQQHTRIHSKMHTETIKPHKCPHCSKTFANTSYLAQHLRIHSGAKPYNCSYCQKAFRQLSHLQQHTRIHTGDRPYKCAHPGCEKAFTQLSNLQSHRRQHNKDKPFKCHNCHRAYTDAASLEVHLSTHTVKHAKVYTCTICSRAYTSETYLMKHMRKHNPPDLQQQVQAAAAAAAVAQAQAQAQAQAQAQAQAQASQASQQQQQQPQQPQPPHFQSPGAAPQGGGGGDSNPNPPPQCSFDLTPYKTAEHHKDICLTVTTSTIQVEHLASS, encoded by the exons ATGGAAGAATCTCATTTCAATTCTAACCCATACTTCTGGCCTTCTATCCCCACAGTCTCAGGACAG aTTGAGAACACAATGTTCATCAACAAGATGAAGGATCAGCTGTTGCCAGAGAAGGGCTGTGGGCTGGCTCCACCCCATTACCCCACCTTGTTGACAGTgcctgcctcagtgtccctgcCCTCAGGCATCAGCATGGACACAGAGTCCAAGTCAGACCAGCTGACCCCACACAGCCAGGCATCCGTTACTCAGAATATTACGGTGGTCCCTGTGCCGTCTACAGGACTGATGACTGCTG GAGTCTCCTGTTCTCAGAGGTGGAGAAGAGAAGGGAGTCAATCAAGGG GTCCTGGTTTGGTAATCACATCCCCCTCAGGCTCTCTCGTGACCACAGCCTCATCAGCTCAGACCTTCCCCATTTCGGCTCCTATGATTGTCTCAGCTCTTCCCCCTGGCTCACAAGCCCTGCAGGTGGTCCCTGACCTCTCCAAGAAGGTAGCATCAACCCTAACTGAGGAAGGAGGcggaggtggtggtggaggtggcaATGTGGCTCCCAAGCCCCCCCGGGGCCGCAAGAAGAAGCGGATGCTGGAATCAGGACTGCCTGAGATGAATGACCCTTATGTCCTCTCCCCTGAGGATGAAGATGACCATCAGAAAGACGGCAAGACCTACAG GTGCCGGATGTGCTCACTGACATTCTACTCAAAGTCGGAGATGCAGATCCACTCCAAGTCACACACCGAGACCAAGCCCCACAAGTGCCCACATTGTTCCAAGACCTTCGCCAACAGCTCCTACCTGGCCCAGCACATCCGTATACACTCAGGCGCTAAGCCCTATAGTTGTAACTTCTGTGAGAAATCTTTCCGCCAGCTCTCTCACCTTCAGCAGCACACCCG GATCCACTCCAAGATGCACACGGAGACCATCAAGCCCCACAAGTGCCCGCACTGCTCCAAGACCTTCGCCAACACCTCCTACCTGGCCCAGCACCTCCGTATCCACTCGGGGGCCAAGCCCTACAACTGTTCCTACTGCCAGAAGGCCTTCCGCCAGCTCTCCCACCTCCAGCAGCACACACG AATCCACACTGGTGATAGACCATACAAATGTGCACACCCAGGCTGTGAGAAAGCCTTCACACAACTCTCCAATCTGCAG tCCCACAGACGGCAGCACAACAAAGATAAACCCTTCAAGTGCCACAACTGTCATCGGGCGTACACAGATGCAGCCTCACTAGAGGTGCACCTATCTACGCATACGGTGAAGCACGCCAAGGTGTACACCTGCACTATCTGTAGTCGGGCATATACATCG GAAACATACCTTATGAAACATATGCGCAAACACAACCCTCCTGATCTCCAGCAACAAGTACaggcagcggcagcagcagcagcagtggcccAAGCTCAAgctcaggcccaggcccaggcccaagCCCAAGCCCAAGCCCAAGCCTCCCAGGCAtcacagcagcagcaacagcagccacagcagccacAGCCACCACACTTCCAGTCCCCTGGGGCAGCCCCccagggtgggggtggtggggacagCAACCCCAACCCTCCACCCCAGTGTTCCTTTGACCTGACCCCCTATAAGACGGCGGAGCATCATAAGGACATCTGTCTCACTGTCACCACCAGCACCATCCAGGTGGAGCACCTGGCCAGCTCTTAG
- the Znf384 gene encoding zinc finger protein 384 isoform X8, with protein sequence MEESHFNSNPYFWPSIPTVSGQIENTMFINKMKDQLLPEKGCGLAPPHYPTLLTVPASVSLPSGISMDTESKSDQLTPHSQASVTQNITVVPVPSTGLMTAGPGLVITSPSGSLVTTASSAQTFPISAPMIVSALPPGSQALQVVPDLSKKVASTLTEEGGGGGGGGGNVAPKPPRGRKKKRMLESGLPEMNDPYVLSPEDEDDHQKDGKTYRCRMCSLTFYSKSEMQIHSKSHTETKPHKCPHCSKTFANSSYLAQHIRIHSGAKPYSCNFCEKSFRQLSHLQQHTRIHTGDRPYKCAHPGCEKAFTQLSNLQSHRRQHNKDKPFKCHNCHRAYTDAASLEVHLSTHTVKHAKVYTCTICSRAYTSETYLMKHMRKHNPPDLQQQVQAAAAAAAVAQAQAQAQAQAQAQAQAQASQASQQQQQQPQQPQPPHFQSPGAAPQGGGGGDSNPNPPPQCSFDLTPYKTAEHHKDICLTVTTSTIQVEHLASS encoded by the exons ATGGAAGAATCTCATTTCAATTCTAACCCATACTTCTGGCCTTCTATCCCCACAGTCTCAGGACAG aTTGAGAACACAATGTTCATCAACAAGATGAAGGATCAGCTGTTGCCAGAGAAGGGCTGTGGGCTGGCTCCACCCCATTACCCCACCTTGTTGACAGTgcctgcctcagtgtccctgcCCTCAGGCATCAGCATGGACACAGAGTCCAAGTCAGACCAGCTGACCCCACACAGCCAGGCATCCGTTACTCAGAATATTACGGTGGTCCCTGTGCCGTCTACAGGACTGATGACTGCTG GTCCTGGTTTGGTAATCACATCCCCCTCAGGCTCTCTCGTGACCACAGCCTCATCAGCTCAGACCTTCCCCATTTCGGCTCCTATGATTGTCTCAGCTCTTCCCCCTGGCTCACAAGCCCTGCAGGTGGTCCCTGACCTCTCCAAGAAGGTAGCATCAACCCTAACTGAGGAAGGAGGcggaggtggtggtggaggtggcaATGTGGCTCCCAAGCCCCCCCGGGGCCGCAAGAAGAAGCGGATGCTGGAATCAGGACTGCCTGAGATGAATGACCCTTATGTCCTCTCCCCTGAGGATGAAGATGACCATCAGAAAGACGGCAAGACCTACAG GTGCCGGATGTGCTCACTGACATTCTACTCAAAGTCGGAGATGCAGATCCACTCCAAGTCACACACCGAGACCAAGCCCCACAAGTGCCCACATTGTTCCAAGACCTTCGCCAACAGCTCCTACCTGGCCCAGCACATCCGTATACACTCAGGCGCTAAGCCCTATAGTTGTAACTTCTGTGAGAAATCTTTCCGCCAGCTCTCTCACCTTCAGCAGCACACCCG AATCCACACTGGTGATAGACCATACAAATGTGCACACCCAGGCTGTGAGAAAGCCTTCACACAACTCTCCAATCTGCAG tCCCACAGACGGCAGCACAACAAAGATAAACCCTTCAAGTGCCACAACTGTCATCGGGCGTACACAGATGCAGCCTCACTAGAGGTGCACCTATCTACGCATACGGTGAAGCACGCCAAGGTGTACACCTGCACTATCTGTAGTCGGGCATATACATCG GAAACATACCTTATGAAACATATGCGCAAACACAACCCTCCTGATCTCCAGCAACAAGTACaggcagcggcagcagcagcagcagtggcccAAGCTCAAgctcaggcccaggcccaggcccaagCCCAAGCCCAAGCCCAAGCCTCCCAGGCAtcacagcagcagcaacagcagccacagcagccacAGCCACCACACTTCCAGTCCCCTGGGGCAGCCCCccagggtgggggtggtggggacagCAACCCCAACCCTCCACCCCAGTGTTCCTTTGACCTGACCCCCTATAAGACGGCGGAGCATCATAAGGACATCTGTCTCACTGTCACCACCAGCACCATCCAGGTGGAGCACCTGGCCAGCTCTTAG